The sequence below is a genomic window from Barrientosiimonas humi.
CACCCGTGACGACGACCCCGGCGCCCCGCCAGTCCTGCATGCTCAGACGCCGCCGCGCAGCGTGATGCCGCCGTCGACCACCAGGGTCTGGCCGGTCGTCCAGGCCGCGTCGTCGCTCGCGAGGTAGGCGACGGCGGCGCCGATGTCCTCGGGCTCGCCCAGGCGCTTCAGCGGGTAGGGCTCGGAGACCTCTTCCTCCTTGCCCTCGTAGAGGGCCTCGGCGAAGCGGGTCTTGACCACGGCCGGCGCGACGGCGTTGACCCGGACGGTGGGTCCGAGCTCCATCGCGAGCTCCTCGGTGAGGTGGATGACGGCAGCCTTCGACACGCCGTACATCGCGATGCCGGGGGCGGGGCGCAGCCCCGCGATCGAGGCGACGTTGACGATCGAGCCGCCGCGCTCCTTCATCGACGCGGCGTACGCCTTCTTGACCCACTCGAGCGCGGCGATCACGTTGACCTCGAAGATCTTTCGCGACACCTCGACGTCGACGTCGAGCAGCGGTCCGAAGGCCGGGTTGATGCCGGTGTTGTTGACGAGCACGTCGAGCGAGCCGAACGTGTCGATCGCCGCCCTGATCGCCTCGTCCTGGTGGGCGGCGTCGTCGGCGCGGCCCGCGACGGCCAGCGCGACGTCGGGGCCGCCGAGCTCGGCGACCGCGGCGTCGAGCGCCTCCTGCTT
It includes:
- a CDS encoding SDR family oxidoreductase, whose amino-acid sequence is MSNRLNGKVAIITGASRGIGLAVAQRLVSEGAKVVITARKQEALDAAVAELGGPDVALAVAGRADDAAHQDEAIRAAIDTFGSLDVLVNNTGINPAFGPLLDVDVEVSRKIFEVNVIAALEWVKKAYAASMKERGGSIVNVASIAGLRPAPGIAMYGVSKAAVIHLTEELAMELGPTVRVNAVAPAVVKTRFAEALYEGKEEEVSEPYPLKRLGEPEDIGAAVAYLASDDAAWTTGQTLVVDGGITLRGGV